In the genome of Vanacampus margaritifer isolate UIUO_Vmar chromosome 1, RoL_Vmar_1.0, whole genome shotgun sequence, one region contains:
- the cdk11b gene encoding cyclin-dependent kinase 11B isoform X1, producing the protein MLMGDEKETWKVKTLEEILLEKKRRKELEDRTDTKHTNDISQSIVPQADAREDKRETPEEGELRDQRMEITIRNSPYSRQDSTEDRGEEDDSLAIKPPQQVARKEKSHHRKEEKRKEKRRHRSHSAEGAGKHVRAKDKERERDRRKRQWEEDKARQDWERQKRREQARAHSRRERPRLESPGFFLDNRDRLEQQERQRERDRKLREQQKEQRELKDRERRADERRKEREGRRDVPSHHRILPDEYGEKPKQSHRSRSPALAPREKTEPELQKLTTKEERPDLQDLLSDLQDISDSERKTSSAESSGASRSGSEEEDGEEEESSSKTDGEEEEEEEGEEEEEEGEEEGESVSVSGSERSEQSAEEVSEEEQSEEDFEEEQENGNHIPAVPESRFDHDTEESGEDMEDEEEEDAGDGDPTPQSQTHSRSPTPEGNYIPDSPPISPVELKKELPKYLPALQGCRSVEEFQCLNRIEEGTYGVVYRAKDKKTDEIVALKRLKMEKEKEGFPITSLREINTILKAQHPNIVTVREIVVGSNMDKIYIVMNYVEHDLKSLMETMKQPFLPGEVKTLMIQLLRGVRHLHDNWILHRDLKTSNLLLSHKGILKVGDFGLAREYGSPLKPYTPVVVTLWYRSPELLLGAKEYSTAVDMWSVGCIFGELLTQKPLFPGKSEIDQINKIFKDLGSPSEKIWPGYNELPAVKKMSFTEYAYNNLRKRFGALLSDQGFDLMNKFLTYCPAKRILSDEGLKHEYFRETPLPIDPSMFPTWPAKSEQQRVKRGTSPRPPEGGLGYSQLGDDDLKDTGFHLTTSNQGASAVGPGFSLKF; encoded by the exons ATGCTGATGGGGGACGAAAAAGAGACCTGGAAAGTTAAAACTCTCGAAGAAATACTACTAGAGAAAAAACGCAGAAAGGAATTAGAAGACCGAACCGATACCAAGCACACTAACGAT ATTTCCCAAAGCATTGTTCCACAGGCGGATGCTCGGGAAGACAAACGAGAGACCCCGGAGGAAGGAGAACTACGGGATCAAAGGATGGAAATAACAATTCGCAATTCCCCATACTCTCGTCAAGATTCCACAGAGGACAG AGGAGAGGAAGACGATTCCCTAGCTATTAAGCCTCCACAGCAAGTTGCAAGGAAAGAGAAATCTCATCACAGaaaggaagagaagagaaaagagaaacgACGCCATCGCAGCCACTCGGCTGAGGGTG CAGGGAAGCATGTACGGGCCAAAGATAAAGAGAGGGAGCGAGATCGCAGGAAGCGTCAGTGGGAAGAAGACAAGGCCAGGCAAGACTGGGAGAGGCAGAAACGAAGGGAGCAGGCCAGAGCTCATTCACGCAGAGAGAG ACCTCGACTGGAATCTCCTGGGTTTTTTTTGGACAACAGGGACCGTCTGGAACAGCAGGAGCGGCAGCGAGAGCGTGACAGAAAACTGCGCGAGCAGCAGAAAGAGCAGCGAGAGCTGAAGGACCGAGAGAGGAGGGCCGATGAGCGACGCAAAGAACGAGAGGGTCGACGAGACG TGCCTTCACACCACCGAATATTACCAGACGAGTATGGTGAGAAACCGAAGCAAAGTCACCGCAGTCGCAGTCCTGCGCTCGCTCCTCGGGAGAAAACGGAACCCGAACTACAGAAACTTA CAACAAAGGAGGAGAGACCTGACCTCCAAGACCTACTTTCAGACCTCCAAGACATCAGTGACAGTGAAAGGAAAACCAGCTCTGCTGAGTCTTCTGGGG CATCAAGATCTGGTTCTGAGGAGGAAGACGGGGAAGAAGAGGAGTCCAGCAGCAAGACTGatggtgaagaagaagaagaagaagaaggagaggaggaggaagaagagggggaggaggagggagagtcAGTCTCGGTCTCTGGCTCAGAGAGGTCTGAGCAGAGTGCAG AAGAAGTGAGTGAGGAGGAGCAGTCAGAGGAGGACTTTGAAGAGGAGCAGGAAAATGGAAATCATATACCTGCAG TACCAGAATCGCGGTTCGACCACGACACAGAGGAAAGTGGTGAGGATatggaggatgaggaggaagaagacgCAGGGGATGGTGACCCTACGCCTCAGTCGCAGACTCATTCACGCTCCCCAACACCGGAAGGAAACTATATTCCGGACTCCCCCCCGATTTCACCGGTGGAGCTCAAGAAGGAGCTGCCCAAATATTTGCCTGCTTTACAG ggTTGTCGCAGTGTGGAGGAATTCCAATGTCTGAACCGAATTGAGGAGGGCACGTATGGTGTGGTGTACAGAGCCAAGGACAAAAAGACCG ATGaaattgtggcattaaaaagGCTTAAGatggagaaggagaaggaagGCTTCCCTATCACGTCTTTGCGAGAAATCAATACTATATTGAAAGCTCAGCACCCCAACATTGTGACAGTGAGG GAAATTGTTGTTGGAAGCAACATGGACAAGATCTACATTGTGATGAACTACGTTGAGCATGACCTCAAGAGTCTGATGGAAACAATGAAGCAGCCTTTCCTGCCAG GAGAAGTCAAGACGCTGATGATTCAGCTGCTTCGAGGAGTCCGTCATCTCCACGATAACTGGATTCTCCACCGGGACCTGAAGACGTCCAACCTGCTGCTTAGTCACAAGGGCATTCTTAAG GTCGGTGACTTTGGTTTAGCCCGTGAGTATGGTTCCCCCCTGAAGCCCTACACTCCTGTAGTGGTGACCTTGTGGTACAGATCACCCGAGCTGCTGCTTGGAGCCAAG GAGTACTCCACAGCTGTCGACATGTGGTCTGTGGGCTGCATATTTGGAGAGCTCCTCACCCAGAAACCTCTTTTTCCTGGAAAAtctgaaattgaccaaattaataaaatattcaag GATCTGGGGTCACCCAGTGAGAAAATCTGGCCAGGCTACAACGAGCTTCCTGCTGTGAAGAAGATGTCTTTCACAGAGTATGCCTACAATAACCTGCGAAAGCGCTTTGGTGCGCTGCTATCGGACCAGGGCTTCGACTTAATGAACAA ATTCCTTACCTACTGTCCCGCTAAGAGGATCCTGTCGGACGAGGGGCTCAAGCACGAGTATTTCCGCGAGACGCCGCTGCCCATCGACCCGTCCATGTTCCCCACGTGGCCGGCCAAGAGCGAGCAACAGAGGGTAAAGAGAGGCACCAGCCCTCGGCCGCCCGAGGGAGGCCTGGGCTACAGTCAACTG GGGGATGACGACCTAAAAGACACGGGCTTTCACCTGACCACCAGCAATCAGGGAGCATCTGCAGTTGGACCTGGATTCAGTCTGAAATTCTGA
- the cdk11b gene encoding cyclin-dependent kinase 11B isoform X3, whose product MLMGDEKETWKVKTLEEILLEKKRRKELEDRTDTKHTNDISQSIVPQADAREDKRETPEEGELRDQRMEITIRNSPYSRQDSTEDRGEEDDSLAIKPPQQVARKEKSHHRKEEKRKEKRRHRSHSAEGAGKHVRAKDKERERDRRKRQWEEDKARQDWERQKRREQARAHSRRERDRLEQQERQRERDRKLREQQKEQRELKDRERRADERRKEREGRRDVPSHHRILPDEYGEKPKQSHRSRSPALAPREKTEPELQKLTTKEERPDLQDLLSDLQDISDSERKTSSAESSGASRSGSEEEDGEEEESSSKTDGEEEEEEEGEEEEEEGEEEGESVSVSGSERSEQSAEEVSEEEQSEEDFEEEQENGNHIPAVPESRFDHDTEESGEDMEDEEEEDAGDGDPTPQSQTHSRSPTPEGNYIPDSPPISPVELKKELPKYLPALQGCRSVEEFQCLNRIEEGTYGVVYRAKDKKTDEIVALKRLKMEKEKEGFPITSLREINTILKAQHPNIVTVREIVVGSNMDKIYIVMNYVEHDLKSLMETMKQPFLPGEVKTLMIQLLRGVRHLHDNWILHRDLKTSNLLLSHKGILKVGDFGLAREYGSPLKPYTPVVVTLWYRSPELLLGAKEYSTAVDMWSVGCIFGELLTQKPLFPGKSEIDQINKIFKDLGSPSEKIWPGYNELPAVKKMSFTEYAYNNLRKRFGALLSDQGFDLMNKFLTYCPAKRILSDEGLKHEYFRETPLPIDPSMFPTWPAKSEQQRVKRGTSPRPPEGGLGYSQLGDDDLKDTGFHLTTSNQGASAVGPGFSLKF is encoded by the exons ATGCTGATGGGGGACGAAAAAGAGACCTGGAAAGTTAAAACTCTCGAAGAAATACTACTAGAGAAAAAACGCAGAAAGGAATTAGAAGACCGAACCGATACCAAGCACACTAACGAT ATTTCCCAAAGCATTGTTCCACAGGCGGATGCTCGGGAAGACAAACGAGAGACCCCGGAGGAAGGAGAACTACGGGATCAAAGGATGGAAATAACAATTCGCAATTCCCCATACTCTCGTCAAGATTCCACAGAGGACAG AGGAGAGGAAGACGATTCCCTAGCTATTAAGCCTCCACAGCAAGTTGCAAGGAAAGAGAAATCTCATCACAGaaaggaagagaagagaaaagagaaacgACGCCATCGCAGCCACTCGGCTGAGGGTG CAGGGAAGCATGTACGGGCCAAAGATAAAGAGAGGGAGCGAGATCGCAGGAAGCGTCAGTGGGAAGAAGACAAGGCCAGGCAAGACTGGGAGAGGCAGAAACGAAGGGAGCAGGCCAGAGCTCATTCACGCAGAGAGAG GGACCGTCTGGAACAGCAGGAGCGGCAGCGAGAGCGTGACAGAAAACTGCGCGAGCAGCAGAAAGAGCAGCGAGAGCTGAAGGACCGAGAGAGGAGGGCCGATGAGCGACGCAAAGAACGAGAGGGTCGACGAGACG TGCCTTCACACCACCGAATATTACCAGACGAGTATGGTGAGAAACCGAAGCAAAGTCACCGCAGTCGCAGTCCTGCGCTCGCTCCTCGGGAGAAAACGGAACCCGAACTACAGAAACTTA CAACAAAGGAGGAGAGACCTGACCTCCAAGACCTACTTTCAGACCTCCAAGACATCAGTGACAGTGAAAGGAAAACCAGCTCTGCTGAGTCTTCTGGGG CATCAAGATCTGGTTCTGAGGAGGAAGACGGGGAAGAAGAGGAGTCCAGCAGCAAGACTGatggtgaagaagaagaagaagaagaaggagaggaggaggaagaagagggggaggaggagggagagtcAGTCTCGGTCTCTGGCTCAGAGAGGTCTGAGCAGAGTGCAG AAGAAGTGAGTGAGGAGGAGCAGTCAGAGGAGGACTTTGAAGAGGAGCAGGAAAATGGAAATCATATACCTGCAG TACCAGAATCGCGGTTCGACCACGACACAGAGGAAAGTGGTGAGGATatggaggatgaggaggaagaagacgCAGGGGATGGTGACCCTACGCCTCAGTCGCAGACTCATTCACGCTCCCCAACACCGGAAGGAAACTATATTCCGGACTCCCCCCCGATTTCACCGGTGGAGCTCAAGAAGGAGCTGCCCAAATATTTGCCTGCTTTACAG ggTTGTCGCAGTGTGGAGGAATTCCAATGTCTGAACCGAATTGAGGAGGGCACGTATGGTGTGGTGTACAGAGCCAAGGACAAAAAGACCG ATGaaattgtggcattaaaaagGCTTAAGatggagaaggagaaggaagGCTTCCCTATCACGTCTTTGCGAGAAATCAATACTATATTGAAAGCTCAGCACCCCAACATTGTGACAGTGAGG GAAATTGTTGTTGGAAGCAACATGGACAAGATCTACATTGTGATGAACTACGTTGAGCATGACCTCAAGAGTCTGATGGAAACAATGAAGCAGCCTTTCCTGCCAG GAGAAGTCAAGACGCTGATGATTCAGCTGCTTCGAGGAGTCCGTCATCTCCACGATAACTGGATTCTCCACCGGGACCTGAAGACGTCCAACCTGCTGCTTAGTCACAAGGGCATTCTTAAG GTCGGTGACTTTGGTTTAGCCCGTGAGTATGGTTCCCCCCTGAAGCCCTACACTCCTGTAGTGGTGACCTTGTGGTACAGATCACCCGAGCTGCTGCTTGGAGCCAAG GAGTACTCCACAGCTGTCGACATGTGGTCTGTGGGCTGCATATTTGGAGAGCTCCTCACCCAGAAACCTCTTTTTCCTGGAAAAtctgaaattgaccaaattaataaaatattcaag GATCTGGGGTCACCCAGTGAGAAAATCTGGCCAGGCTACAACGAGCTTCCTGCTGTGAAGAAGATGTCTTTCACAGAGTATGCCTACAATAACCTGCGAAAGCGCTTTGGTGCGCTGCTATCGGACCAGGGCTTCGACTTAATGAACAA ATTCCTTACCTACTGTCCCGCTAAGAGGATCCTGTCGGACGAGGGGCTCAAGCACGAGTATTTCCGCGAGACGCCGCTGCCCATCGACCCGTCCATGTTCCCCACGTGGCCGGCCAAGAGCGAGCAACAGAGGGTAAAGAGAGGCACCAGCCCTCGGCCGCCCGAGGGAGGCCTGGGCTACAGTCAACTG GGGGATGACGACCTAAAAGACACGGGCTTTCACCTGACCACCAGCAATCAGGGAGCATCTGCAGTTGGACCTGGATTCAGTCTGAAATTCTGA
- the cdk11b gene encoding cyclin-dependent kinase 11B isoform X2, with amino-acid sequence MLMGDEKETWKVKTLEEILLEKKRRKELEDRTDTKHTNDISQSIVPQADAREDKRETPEEGELRDQRMEITIRNSPYSRQDSTEDRGEEDDSLAIKPPQQVARKEKSHHRKEEKRKEKRRHRSHSAEGAGKHVRAKDKERERDRRKRQWEEDKARQDWERQKRREQARAHSRRERPRLESPGFFLDNRDRLEQQERQRERDRKLREQQKEQRELKDRERRADERRKEREGRRDVPSHHRILPDEYGEKPKQSHRSRSPALAPREKTEPELQKLTTKEERPDLQDLLSDLQDISDSERKTSSAESSGASRSGSEEEDGEEEESSSKTDGEEEEEEEGEEEEEEGEEEGESVSVSGSERSEQSAEVSEEEQSEEDFEEEQENGNHIPAVPESRFDHDTEESGEDMEDEEEEDAGDGDPTPQSQTHSRSPTPEGNYIPDSPPISPVELKKELPKYLPALQGCRSVEEFQCLNRIEEGTYGVVYRAKDKKTDEIVALKRLKMEKEKEGFPITSLREINTILKAQHPNIVTVREIVVGSNMDKIYIVMNYVEHDLKSLMETMKQPFLPGEVKTLMIQLLRGVRHLHDNWILHRDLKTSNLLLSHKGILKVGDFGLAREYGSPLKPYTPVVVTLWYRSPELLLGAKEYSTAVDMWSVGCIFGELLTQKPLFPGKSEIDQINKIFKDLGSPSEKIWPGYNELPAVKKMSFTEYAYNNLRKRFGALLSDQGFDLMNKFLTYCPAKRILSDEGLKHEYFRETPLPIDPSMFPTWPAKSEQQRVKRGTSPRPPEGGLGYSQLGDDDLKDTGFHLTTSNQGASAVGPGFSLKF; translated from the exons ATGCTGATGGGGGACGAAAAAGAGACCTGGAAAGTTAAAACTCTCGAAGAAATACTACTAGAGAAAAAACGCAGAAAGGAATTAGAAGACCGAACCGATACCAAGCACACTAACGAT ATTTCCCAAAGCATTGTTCCACAGGCGGATGCTCGGGAAGACAAACGAGAGACCCCGGAGGAAGGAGAACTACGGGATCAAAGGATGGAAATAACAATTCGCAATTCCCCATACTCTCGTCAAGATTCCACAGAGGACAG AGGAGAGGAAGACGATTCCCTAGCTATTAAGCCTCCACAGCAAGTTGCAAGGAAAGAGAAATCTCATCACAGaaaggaagagaagagaaaagagaaacgACGCCATCGCAGCCACTCGGCTGAGGGTG CAGGGAAGCATGTACGGGCCAAAGATAAAGAGAGGGAGCGAGATCGCAGGAAGCGTCAGTGGGAAGAAGACAAGGCCAGGCAAGACTGGGAGAGGCAGAAACGAAGGGAGCAGGCCAGAGCTCATTCACGCAGAGAGAG ACCTCGACTGGAATCTCCTGGGTTTTTTTTGGACAACAGGGACCGTCTGGAACAGCAGGAGCGGCAGCGAGAGCGTGACAGAAAACTGCGCGAGCAGCAGAAAGAGCAGCGAGAGCTGAAGGACCGAGAGAGGAGGGCCGATGAGCGACGCAAAGAACGAGAGGGTCGACGAGACG TGCCTTCACACCACCGAATATTACCAGACGAGTATGGTGAGAAACCGAAGCAAAGTCACCGCAGTCGCAGTCCTGCGCTCGCTCCTCGGGAGAAAACGGAACCCGAACTACAGAAACTTA CAACAAAGGAGGAGAGACCTGACCTCCAAGACCTACTTTCAGACCTCCAAGACATCAGTGACAGTGAAAGGAAAACCAGCTCTGCTGAGTCTTCTGGGG CATCAAGATCTGGTTCTGAGGAGGAAGACGGGGAAGAAGAGGAGTCCAGCAGCAAGACTGatggtgaagaagaagaagaagaagaaggagaggaggaggaagaagagggggaggaggagggagagtcAGTCTCGGTCTCTGGCTCAGAGAGGTCTGAGCAGAGTGCAG AAGTGAGTGAGGAGGAGCAGTCAGAGGAGGACTTTGAAGAGGAGCAGGAAAATGGAAATCATATACCTGCAG TACCAGAATCGCGGTTCGACCACGACACAGAGGAAAGTGGTGAGGATatggaggatgaggaggaagaagacgCAGGGGATGGTGACCCTACGCCTCAGTCGCAGACTCATTCACGCTCCCCAACACCGGAAGGAAACTATATTCCGGACTCCCCCCCGATTTCACCGGTGGAGCTCAAGAAGGAGCTGCCCAAATATTTGCCTGCTTTACAG ggTTGTCGCAGTGTGGAGGAATTCCAATGTCTGAACCGAATTGAGGAGGGCACGTATGGTGTGGTGTACAGAGCCAAGGACAAAAAGACCG ATGaaattgtggcattaaaaagGCTTAAGatggagaaggagaaggaagGCTTCCCTATCACGTCTTTGCGAGAAATCAATACTATATTGAAAGCTCAGCACCCCAACATTGTGACAGTGAGG GAAATTGTTGTTGGAAGCAACATGGACAAGATCTACATTGTGATGAACTACGTTGAGCATGACCTCAAGAGTCTGATGGAAACAATGAAGCAGCCTTTCCTGCCAG GAGAAGTCAAGACGCTGATGATTCAGCTGCTTCGAGGAGTCCGTCATCTCCACGATAACTGGATTCTCCACCGGGACCTGAAGACGTCCAACCTGCTGCTTAGTCACAAGGGCATTCTTAAG GTCGGTGACTTTGGTTTAGCCCGTGAGTATGGTTCCCCCCTGAAGCCCTACACTCCTGTAGTGGTGACCTTGTGGTACAGATCACCCGAGCTGCTGCTTGGAGCCAAG GAGTACTCCACAGCTGTCGACATGTGGTCTGTGGGCTGCATATTTGGAGAGCTCCTCACCCAGAAACCTCTTTTTCCTGGAAAAtctgaaattgaccaaattaataaaatattcaag GATCTGGGGTCACCCAGTGAGAAAATCTGGCCAGGCTACAACGAGCTTCCTGCTGTGAAGAAGATGTCTTTCACAGAGTATGCCTACAATAACCTGCGAAAGCGCTTTGGTGCGCTGCTATCGGACCAGGGCTTCGACTTAATGAACAA ATTCCTTACCTACTGTCCCGCTAAGAGGATCCTGTCGGACGAGGGGCTCAAGCACGAGTATTTCCGCGAGACGCCGCTGCCCATCGACCCGTCCATGTTCCCCACGTGGCCGGCCAAGAGCGAGCAACAGAGGGTAAAGAGAGGCACCAGCCCTCGGCCGCCCGAGGGAGGCCTGGGCTACAGTCAACTG GGGGATGACGACCTAAAAGACACGGGCTTTCACCTGACCACCAGCAATCAGGGAGCATCTGCAGTTGGACCTGGATTCAGTCTGAAATTCTGA
- the rprd1b gene encoding regulation of nuclear pre-mRNA domain-containing protein 1B isoform X2, with the protein MSSFSEAALEKKLCELSSSQQSVQTLSLWIIHHRKHSGLIVKVWHRELKKAKTSRKLTFLYLANDVIQNSKKKGPEFTKDFETVLIDACSHVASEVDESCKKHMERLLNIWKERNLYRSDFIQQLTLAIEDSNSPPPTEEKKPVKRTYQKIQQEEEEDEDDDYRSITSPRNTDASANQLTEELVKALQDLENAASGDAAVRQKIASLPQEVQDVSLLEKITDKEAADNLSKTVDEACLLLAEYNGRLAAELEDRRQLARMLTDYIGSQKEALMEREKKLEEYKQKLARVTQVRKELKSHIQSLPDLSLLPNVTGGLAPLPSAGDLFSTD; encoded by the exons ATGTCGTCGTTTTCCGAGGCGGCCCTGGAGAAGAAACTGTGTGAGCTGAGCAGCTCGCAGCAGAGCGTGCAGACTTTGTCACTGTGGATCATCCACCACCGAAAACACTCGGGCCTCATCGTCAAAGTGTGGCACAGAGAGCTAAAGAAAG CTAAAACCAGCAGGAAGCTGACGTTCCTCTATCTGGCCAACGATGTCATCCAAAACAGCAAGAAGAAAGGACCTGAATTCACCAAGGACTTTGAGACGGTCCTCATAGATGCCTGCTCTCATGTTGCCAG TGAAGTCGATGAAAGCTGCAAAAAGCACATGGAAAGGCTCCTAAACATCTGGAAGGAGCGCAACCTCTACAGAAGTGACTTCATTCAGCAACTCACCCTGGCCATAGAAGACTCTAACAGCCCTCCGCCTACAG AAGAAAAGAAACCGGTGAAACGAACCTACCAGAAGATCCagcaagaggaagaggaggatgaggatgacgaCTACAGAAGCATCACTTCTCCTCGCAACACGGACGCCTCTGCTAATCAACTG ACAGAGGAGTTGGTGAAAGCGCTGCAGGACTTGGAGAATGCTGCATCAGGCGACGCAGCTGTTCGACAAAAAATCGCCTCATTGCCGCAGGAAGTCCAAGATGTCTCGCTACTGGAAAAAATAACTG ACAAGGAGGCAGCAGACAATCTGTCCAAGACAGTGGACGAAGCGTGTCTTCTGCTGGCAGAATACAACGGCCGCCTGGCCGCAGAGCTGGAGGACCGCAGGCAGCTGGCACGCATGCTGACTGACTACATCGGCAGCCAGAAGGAGGCGCTGATGGAGAGGGAGAAGAAGCTTGAG GAATACAAGCAGAAGCTGGCCAGGGTGACCCAAGTGAGGAAGGAGCTCAAATCCCACATCCAGAGTCTGCCCGACCTCTCCCTCCTTCCCAACGTGACGGGCGGCCTGGCCCCGCTCCCCTCAGCCGGTGACCTCTTTTCCACCGACTGA
- the rprd1b gene encoding regulation of nuclear pre-mRNA domain-containing protein 1B isoform X1, with translation MSSFSEAALEKKLCELSSSQQSVQTLSLWIIHHRKHSGLIVKVWHRELKKAKTSRKLTFLYLANDVIQNSKKKGPEFTKDFETVLIDACSHVASEVDESCKKHMERLLNIWKERNLYRSDFIQQLTLAIEDSNSPPPTVEEKKPVKRTYQKIQQEEEEDEDDDYRSITSPRNTDASANQLTEELVKALQDLENAASGDAAVRQKIASLPQEVQDVSLLEKITDKEAADNLSKTVDEACLLLAEYNGRLAAELEDRRQLARMLTDYIGSQKEALMEREKKLEEYKQKLARVTQVRKELKSHIQSLPDLSLLPNVTGGLAPLPSAGDLFSTD, from the exons ATGTCGTCGTTTTCCGAGGCGGCCCTGGAGAAGAAACTGTGTGAGCTGAGCAGCTCGCAGCAGAGCGTGCAGACTTTGTCACTGTGGATCATCCACCACCGAAAACACTCGGGCCTCATCGTCAAAGTGTGGCACAGAGAGCTAAAGAAAG CTAAAACCAGCAGGAAGCTGACGTTCCTCTATCTGGCCAACGATGTCATCCAAAACAGCAAGAAGAAAGGACCTGAATTCACCAAGGACTTTGAGACGGTCCTCATAGATGCCTGCTCTCATGTTGCCAG TGAAGTCGATGAAAGCTGCAAAAAGCACATGGAAAGGCTCCTAAACATCTGGAAGGAGCGCAACCTCTACAGAAGTGACTTCATTCAGCAACTCACCCTGGCCATAGAAGACTCTAACAGCCCTCCGCCTACAG TAGAAGAAAAGAAACCGGTGAAACGAACCTACCAGAAGATCCagcaagaggaagaggaggatgaggatgacgaCTACAGAAGCATCACTTCTCCTCGCAACACGGACGCCTCTGCTAATCAACTG ACAGAGGAGTTGGTGAAAGCGCTGCAGGACTTGGAGAATGCTGCATCAGGCGACGCAGCTGTTCGACAAAAAATCGCCTCATTGCCGCAGGAAGTCCAAGATGTCTCGCTACTGGAAAAAATAACTG ACAAGGAGGCAGCAGACAATCTGTCCAAGACAGTGGACGAAGCGTGTCTTCTGCTGGCAGAATACAACGGCCGCCTGGCCGCAGAGCTGGAGGACCGCAGGCAGCTGGCACGCATGCTGACTGACTACATCGGCAGCCAGAAGGAGGCGCTGATGGAGAGGGAGAAGAAGCTTGAG GAATACAAGCAGAAGCTGGCCAGGGTGACCCAAGTGAGGAAGGAGCTCAAATCCCACATCCAGAGTCTGCCCGACCTCTCCCTCCTTCCCAACGTGACGGGCGGCCTGGCCCCGCTCCCCTCAGCCGGTGACCTCTTTTCCACCGACTGA